The Citrobacter tructae genome includes a window with the following:
- a CDS encoding DUF957 domain-containing protein, whose protein sequence is MSKPHKLEILLAWLEDNVAMGTEIIFDEGIDSGDVLPAVRAAVELLNMPKAVSHPPPWDAYYTCEAIDSEELSKDEARVWNMAQKYVQDTLQGRPAGKGR, encoded by the coding sequence ATGAGCAAACCCCACAAACTGGAAATCCTGCTGGCGTGGCTGGAGGATAACGTGGCGATGGGCACAGAGATAATTTTTGATGAAGGGATCGATTCGGGTGATGTGCTTCCGGCAGTTCGCGCGGCGGTTGAACTGCTGAATATGCCCAAAGCGGTCAGTCATCCGCCGCCATGGGATGCTTACTATACCTGTGAAGCCATTGATTCAGAGGAACTGAGCAAAGATGAAGCGCGAGTCTGGAATATGGCGCAAAAATATGTGCAGGACACGTTGCAGGGGAGGCCCGCAGGGAAGGGCCGTTAA
- a CDS encoding helix-turn-helix domain-containing protein: protein MTGYELRLWRKGLGWSRDKAAEQLDISLRTYKDYENAPRLKRSIALATVTLSLQDQLPRFRQNRTSGDKMREMLNTMIDDAIHPD, encoded by the coding sequence ATGACAGGTTACGAGCTTCGACTCTGGAGAAAAGGCCTCGGCTGGAGCCGTGACAAGGCGGCTGAACAACTGGATATCAGCCTGCGAACCTATAAAGACTACGAAAACGCGCCCCGCCTGAAACGTAGCATTGCGCTGGCAACAGTGACGCTATCACTACAGGACCAGCTGCCCCGATTCAGACAGAACCGGACCAGCGGCGACAAAATGCGTGAAATGCTCAATACGATGATCGATGATGCGATCCATCCGGATTAA
- a CDS encoding DUF5983 family protein, whose amino-acid sequence MPKYYLQNAPRGVTGIRLENGEEAIYLDGEYIAGRDLQERNEDVISIGKKIAEKIGVPFQLLECPIPGDDEWAWNDITDSLGWGKSIIAPRMMLRPVMECRISHITLEDNYLLQELTQSENEWPWILDTDVGYLLRLDAPTRPLLRLKRLGISRTTRALIYRSIKQANISMIHFSSVGDNVEGAPVFDW is encoded by the coding sequence ATGCCAAAATATTATCTACAAAATGCGCCACGCGGCGTAACAGGTATCCGTCTTGAGAACGGCGAGGAGGCCATTTATCTGGATGGTGAATATATTGCAGGCCGCGATCTTCAGGAACGTAATGAGGATGTGATCTCGATAGGTAAGAAAATTGCGGAGAAAATCGGGGTTCCTTTCCAGTTGCTGGAGTGCCCTATTCCTGGTGATGATGAATGGGCGTGGAACGATATTACGGATTCATTGGGATGGGGGAAAAGTATCATCGCTCCGCGTATGATGCTGCGCCCGGTTATGGAATGTCGAATATCTCATATCACGTTAGAAGATAATTATTTATTGCAGGAATTGACCCAATCAGAGAACGAATGGCCGTGGATTCTGGATACCGATGTCGGGTATCTTCTGCGCCTCGATGCTCCCACACGTCCGCTTCTCCGGCTGAAACGTCTGGGCATTTCACGAACCACACGGGCGTTAATTTATCGGTCTATTAAGCAGGCCAATATTAGCATGATCCATTTCTCATCTGTGGGGGATAATGTGGAAGGTGCGCCAGTATTTGACTGGTAA
- a CDS encoding DUF932 domain-containing protein yields MARLASRFASMNVIRRERPLTNDELMHVVPSIFSEDKHDSRSERYTYIPTITVLEKLREEGFLPFFACQTRTRDEGKRGHTKHMMRLRRAGQIAGKEVPEIILLNSHDGSSSYQMIPGMFRFVCTNGMICGQTFGEIRVPHKGDVVEQVIEGAYEVLGIFDEITESREIMKDTALTREEQEIFAQTALGWRYDENSEGKHIPLAPSDLLNVRRNEDKSNDLWTTYQRVQENMTKGGLLGKTAQGKRQRTRAVTGIDGDVKLNRALWGMAEMMQKLKS; encoded by the coding sequence ATGGCCCGTTTAGCATCTCGTTTTGCATCAATGAATGTCATCCGTCGCGAACGTCCACTGACGAACGATGAACTGATGCATGTTGTTCCGAGTATTTTTTCCGAGGACAAACATGATTCCCGTAGCGAACGCTACACGTACATTCCAACGATTACCGTTCTGGAAAAATTGCGCGAAGAAGGTTTCCTGCCGTTCTTTGCTTGCCAGACACGCACCCGTGATGAAGGAAAACGTGGTCACACCAAACATATGATGCGTTTGCGTCGCGCCGGGCAAATTGCAGGTAAAGAGGTTCCGGAAATAATTCTTTTGAATAGCCACGATGGTAGCAGCAGTTATCAGATGATTCCGGGAATGTTCCGCTTCGTCTGCACCAACGGGATGATTTGCGGGCAGACGTTCGGGGAGATCCGTGTCCCGCACAAAGGCGATGTAGTCGAGCAAGTTATAGAAGGTGCATACGAGGTTCTGGGAATTTTTGACGAAATAACAGAGTCACGAGAAATAATGAAAGACACCGCGCTGACACGCGAGGAGCAGGAAATTTTTGCACAGACCGCTCTGGGCTGGCGTTATGATGAAAACTCAGAAGGAAAGCACATCCCTCTGGCACCATCCGATTTGCTCAATGTTCGCCGAAATGAAGATAAATCTAATGATCTTTGGACGACGTATCAGCGTGTTCAGGAGAATATGACAAAGGGTGGTTTACTGGGAAAAACAGCGCAAGGAAAGAGACAGCGTACACGTGCAGTGACCGGAATTGATGGGGATGTAAAACTGAACCGTGCATTGTGGGGAATGGCAGAAATGATGCAAAAGTTGAAGTCATGA
- the mobA gene encoding plasmid mobilization protein MobA — protein sequence MSDKVSRRGSDKRQKTVIKTLRFTPDEIEEIEGKAEEVGQSVSAYIRNAAMNRKVISLIDDSFMTELLRLGRLQKHLFVEGKRVGDKEYSTVLVAISELSTTLRKKLMSND from the coding sequence ATGAGCGACAAAGTATCCCGAAGAGGAAGTGATAAACGGCAGAAAACCGTTATCAAGACTCTGAGGTTTACCCCTGATGAAATCGAAGAAATTGAAGGGAAAGCGGAAGAGGTTGGACAAAGCGTATCGGCTTACATTCGTAACGCTGCGATGAACAGAAAGGTCATTTCACTCATCGACGACAGCTTTATGACTGAGCTATTGAGGCTGGGAAGACTGCAAAAGCATCTGTTTGTTGAAGGGAAAAGAGTCGGGGATAAAGAATACTCCACGGTCCTTGTAGCAATATCAGAATTGTCCACCACGCTCAGAAAAAAACTTATGAGCAACGACTAG
- a CDS encoding relaxase/mobilization nuclease domain-containing protein produces MIAVIPPKRQDGKSSFGDLVSYVSVRDEPRDDDLMEAVKASGTKPEMPHSSRFSRLVDYATKLRDESFISLVDVMPDGSEWVNFYGVTCFHNCTSIESAAEEMEFSARKAKFAHNKSDPVFHYILSWQSHESPRPEQIYDSVSHTLSRLGLAGHQFVSAVHTDTDNLHVHIAVNRVHPETGYLNRLAYSQEKLSKACRELELKHGFSPDNGCYVIAPDNRIVRRTSIERDRQSAWKRGRIQSLREYIADTAIAGLREAPVTDWSSLHQRFAKEGLFLSADNGELKVKDGWDSERPGVTLSAFGHAFDTEKLIRKLGEFTPPAQDIFSQVQAVGRYEPEKITVPSRPERMTEKDTLTDYATARLRAPLIALDQDPSQRTIQSVHTLLAKSGLYLKEQHDRLVICDGYDPTRTPVRAERVWPALTKAVLDSYKGGWKPVPKDIFQQVPPAEQFTGGGLEATPVSDREWRKLRTGSGPQGALKREIFSDKESLWGYAVSHCRQEIETLISSKHFSWERCHEQFAKQGLLLVREQQGLVVMDAYNREQTPVKASHVHPDLTLARAEPHAGSFVPVPADIFERVKPVSRYNPELAVSDRDIPGMKRDPELRRQRREARAAAREDLKARYAAWRANWQRPDLRGRERYQAIHDECRMRKARIRIEHRDPLVRKLYYHIVELQRMQALITLKEAMKAERAELIGQGTWYPPSYRQWVEAEAVKGDKAAISQLRGWDYKDRRGNAVKSTTDSRCVVICEPGGTPMYSGVPGLQASLKKNGRVQFRDPETGRHICTDYGDRVIFRNTGDYDSLKRDMVKVAPVLFSRSPTVAMAPEGNDEQFNTAFAKMVAWHNVNHRDEAEYHIARPDVDQVRVEHEQQFTNVLNQSSYAPDAQASHQNTWEPPTPR; encoded by the coding sequence ATGATCGCAGTTATTCCACCGAAACGACAAGACGGAAAGTCCTCCTTTGGGGATTTGGTGTCTTACGTTTCTGTTCGTGATGAACCGCGCGATGATGATTTGATGGAAGCTGTTAAAGCATCCGGAACAAAACCGGAAATGCCGCACAGCAGTCGCTTTTCTCGTCTTGTTGATTATGCCACGAAACTGCGTGATGAGTCGTTTATCTCGCTTGTTGACGTGATGCCGGACGGCAGTGAATGGGTAAATTTTTACGGCGTGACCTGTTTCCACAACTGTACGTCAATTGAAAGCGCAGCCGAAGAGATGGAGTTCTCGGCCCGTAAAGCGAAGTTCGCCCATAACAAAAGTGATCCTGTATTCCACTATATTCTGAGCTGGCAGTCGCATGAAAGCCCACGTCCAGAACAGATTTATGATTCGGTCAGCCATACGCTTTCTCGCCTAGGATTAGCCGGCCATCAGTTCGTCTCTGCCGTTCACACTGACACGGATAATCTGCATGTTCACATCGCTGTAAACCGCGTTCACCCGGAGACCGGTTATCTTAACCGTCTCGCTTACAGCCAGGAAAAACTGAGTAAGGCCTGCCGTGAGCTGGAGCTTAAGCATGGCTTTTCGCCCGATAATGGGTGCTATGTGATTGCACCTGACAATCGTATTGTTCGTCGTACTTCGATTGAACGTGATCGTCAAAGTGCCTGGAAGCGTGGTCGTATTCAGAGCCTGAGAGAATACATCGCTGACACTGCTATAGCCGGTTTACGGGAAGCACCTGTGACTGACTGGTCTTCTCTCCATCAGCGTTTTGCTAAAGAAGGTTTGTTCCTGTCAGCGGATAACGGCGAGCTGAAAGTGAAGGATGGCTGGGACAGTGAGCGTCCTGGCGTAACGCTTTCGGCATTTGGTCACGCTTTCGATACCGAAAAACTTATTCGTAAACTGGGTGAGTTTACTCCTCCTGCACAGGATATCTTTTCGCAAGTCCAGGCTGTTGGCCGTTACGAACCTGAGAAAATTACAGTGCCGTCGCGTCCTGAACGAATGACAGAGAAAGATACCTTAACTGACTATGCGACCGCACGTTTACGCGCACCGCTGATTGCACTTGATCAGGACCCGTCGCAACGAACTATACAGTCGGTACATACACTCCTCGCAAAGTCGGGTTTGTATCTTAAAGAACAACATGATCGACTGGTTATCTGTGATGGATATGATCCAACGCGCACACCAGTCAGGGCAGAACGGGTATGGCCTGCGCTAACGAAAGCGGTCCTGGACTCGTATAAAGGTGGCTGGAAGCCGGTACCAAAAGACATTTTCCAGCAGGTTCCTCCTGCAGAACAGTTCACTGGTGGCGGTCTGGAAGCAACTCCAGTTTCCGATCGGGAATGGCGAAAATTGCGTACAGGATCGGGTCCACAGGGAGCCCTGAAACGCGAGATTTTCTCCGATAAGGAAAGCCTCTGGGGCTATGCTGTTTCGCACTGCCGTCAGGAGATTGAAACGCTTATAAGCAGTAAACACTTTTCCTGGGAACGCTGTCATGAACAGTTTGCGAAACAAGGGTTGTTGTTAGTTCGTGAGCAGCAGGGGCTGGTTGTGATGGATGCCTATAATCGCGAACAGACTCCTGTTAAGGCAAGTCATGTTCATCCGGATCTTACACTTGCGCGTGCGGAACCTCATGCTGGTTCATTTGTTCCAGTGCCGGCAGACATCTTTGAACGTGTTAAGCCGGTAAGCCGTTACAATCCGGAACTGGCCGTGAGCGATCGCGATATTCCTGGTATGAAACGTGACCCTGAATTGCGTCGCCAGCGCCGTGAAGCGCGCGCAGCTGCAAGAGAAGATCTGAAAGCCCGTTATGCAGCCTGGCGGGCTAACTGGCAGCGTCCGGATTTGCGTGGTCGTGAGCGCTACCAGGCTATACATGATGAATGCCGGATGCGTAAAGCGCGCATCCGTATCGAACATCGAGACCCTCTGGTGAGAAAGCTGTATTACCATATTGTAGAACTGCAGCGTATGCAGGCTCTGATTACACTGAAAGAAGCTATGAAAGCTGAACGCGCTGAACTCATCGGACAGGGAACATGGTATCCGCCGTCTTACCGGCAGTGGGTTGAAGCTGAAGCGGTGAAAGGTGACAAGGCTGCGATATCACAGCTAAGGGGATGGGATTACAAGGATCGTCGTGGTAATGCAGTGAAATCCACTACAGACAGCAGATGTGTTGTTATCTGTGAACCTGGTGGTACGCCGATGTATTCCGGTGTACCTGGCCTACAGGCTTCACTGAAGAAAAATGGTCGCGTCCAGTTCCGGGATCCGGAGACAGGTCGTCACATTTGCACTGACTATGGCGACAGGGTTATTTTCAGAAACACCGGCGATTACGATTCGCTGAAGCGGGATATGGTCAAAGTCGCACCGGTTCTCTTCAGTCGTTCTCCGACCGTCGCGATGGCACCAGAAGGGAATGATGAACAGTTCAATACAGCATTTGCCAAAATGGTGGCATGGCACAATGTGAACCACCGCGATGAAGCTGAATACCATATCGCACGGCCGGATGTAGACCAGGTACGTGTTGAGCATGAGCAACAATTCACAAATGTGTTGAATCAAAGCAGTTATGCTCCGGATGCTCAAGCTTCACATCAGAATACCTGGGAACCACCGACGCCAAGATAA
- a CDS encoding Fic family protein, with product MNRVTGHYKTTQSHNEAVHAFVPFPLPPTKPELDPHVWQEQNTRAELALARLSGMSGLVASGEWLIYSALRREALLTSQLEGTQATLTDVFDDEAGLSVANADDVEEVTQYLQAFRYVREQINSPEGLPVSVRLITEAHKVLLNGIRGANKQPGNIRTSQNWIGGTRPGNAVYVPPPPEEVTNLLSDLELFIHDQNQTLPPLVKIALVHAQFETIHPFLDGNGRIGRLLIAILLEEWGVLPEPLLYVSGYLKSHQEEYYRCLSEIRSYGNWEQWVSFFLEGVEIAAEEAQRSIIQIASLIAMHRKMLLANTSTSLQTMRLFELLPVMPRLTVERAQSELAVTFPTASTAIKVLEATGILVETTGRARGKSYVYKDYVDLLRNE from the coding sequence ATGAATCGAGTAACAGGCCACTACAAAACCACCCAAAGCCACAATGAGGCTGTTCATGCCTTTGTGCCATTTCCTCTGCCACCAACGAAACCAGAACTGGATCCCCATGTATGGCAAGAACAAAATACACGAGCTGAACTTGCCCTGGCCAGGCTTTCAGGTATGTCTGGTCTCGTTGCCTCCGGAGAGTGGCTCATTTACAGCGCCTTGCGCCGCGAGGCATTGCTAACTTCCCAGCTGGAAGGTACCCAAGCTACCCTGACAGACGTTTTTGATGACGAAGCAGGTTTATCCGTTGCCAATGCGGATGATGTTGAAGAAGTTACACAATATCTGCAGGCATTCCGGTATGTCCGGGAACAAATTAACTCACCTGAAGGTCTTCCTGTATCGGTGCGGTTGATTACGGAAGCGCATAAGGTTCTTCTCAATGGTATTCGTGGCGCTAATAAACAACCCGGCAACATCAGAACCAGCCAGAACTGGATAGGCGGAACTCGTCCTGGTAATGCGGTCTATGTTCCTCCTCCCCCGGAAGAAGTCACGAACCTCTTGTCTGATCTGGAGCTGTTTATTCACGACCAAAATCAGACGTTACCTCCACTCGTTAAGATTGCCCTGGTGCATGCGCAATTCGAAACTATTCACCCCTTTCTGGACGGTAATGGACGCATTGGCCGACTGCTTATTGCAATCCTGCTGGAAGAATGGGGTGTCCTGCCCGAACCTCTTTTATATGTTTCCGGGTACCTGAAAAGCCATCAGGAAGAATATTACCGGTGTCTGTCAGAGATACGGAGCTATGGGAACTGGGAGCAATGGGTATCGTTCTTCCTGGAAGGGGTGGAGATAGCTGCTGAGGAGGCTCAACGGAGTATTATTCAGATAGCTTCTCTCATCGCCATGCATCGAAAGATGCTACTTGCGAACACCTCGACGTCCTTGCAAACCATGCGTCTTTTTGAGTTACTGCCAGTTATGCCAAGATTAACTGTCGAACGTGCTCAGTCTGAACTTGCGGTAACGTTTCCTACTGCCAGTACTGCGATCAAGGTACTCGAAGCTACAGGCATTCTTGTTGAAACGACTGGCAGAGCTCGCGGGAAAAGCTATGTCTATAAGGATTATGTCGACCTCTTGAGAAATGAGTGA
- the trbC gene encoding F-type conjugative transfer protein TrbC gives MNNTPVNQALMKRNAWNSPVLELMRDHLLYAGIMAGSVVAGFIWPLAIPLFLLLTIVASISFGTHRWRMPMRMPVHLNKVDPSEDRKVRRSFFRAFPSLFQYETTQESKGKGIFYIGYKRMNDIGRELWLTLDDLTRHVMFFASTGGGKTETIYAWMLNSFCWGRGFTFVDGKAQNDTARTCYYLARRFGREDDVEYINFMNSGMSRSEMIQNGDKSRPQSHQWNPFCYSTEAFVAETMQSMLPTNVQGGEWQSRAIAMNKALVFGTKFYCVRENKTMSLQLLREFMPLEKLAGLYCRAVDDQWPEEAVSPLYNYLVDVPGFDMATVRQPSAWTEEPRKQHSYLTGQFLETFNTFTETFGNIFAEDAGDIDIRDSIHSDRILLVLIPAMNTSQHTTSALGRMFVTQQSMILARDLGHKLEGLDSEALEITKYKGKFPYMNYLDEVGAYYTERIAVQATQVRSLEFALVMMSQDQERIENQTSAANVATLMQNAGTKVAGKIVSDDKTARTISNAAGQEARANMVSLQRQDGLIGTSWIDGDHINIQMENKINVQDLIKLQPGENYTVFQGDPVPGASFYIEPQDKTCNAPVIINRYITINPPNLKQLRKLVPRTAQRRLPAAENVSKIIGVLTEKPSRRRKAARTEPWKIIDTFQQRLANRQEAHNLMTEYDMDHGGREENLWAEALEIIRTTTMAERTIRYITLNKPESESTEVNAEEIQLAPDAILRNLTLPQPAYVPPARHRNEPFFSPKQTSSPQPDMEWPE, from the coding sequence ATGAATAATACGCCCGTAAATCAGGCGCTAATGAAGCGCAATGCCTGGAATTCCCCTGTTCTTGAGCTTATGCGCGACCACCTGCTGTATGCCGGAATTATGGCTGGAAGTGTGGTGGCGGGTTTTATCTGGCCACTCGCCATACCGCTCTTTCTTTTGCTGACCATAGTGGCCAGCATCAGCTTCGGTACCCACCGCTGGCGCATGCCGATGCGAATGCCAGTCCACCTCAATAAAGTAGATCCGTCTGAAGACAGGAAGGTACGACGCAGTTTTTTCAGAGCATTTCCCTCACTGTTTCAGTACGAAACAACGCAGGAAAGCAAAGGTAAGGGGATATTCTACATTGGCTATAAGCGAATGAATGATATCGGACGCGAGCTGTGGCTCACCCTTGATGATCTGACCCGCCATGTAATGTTCTTTGCCTCGACCGGTGGCGGGAAAACCGAAACCATCTATGCGTGGATGCTCAATTCATTTTGCTGGGGACGGGGATTCACCTTTGTTGACGGCAAGGCGCAGAACGACACTGCACGTACCTGCTACTATCTGGCTCGCCGCTTTGGGCGTGAGGACGATGTGGAGTACATCAACTTCATGAACAGCGGCATGTCCCGCAGTGAGATGATCCAGAACGGAGATAAAAGTCGGCCACAGTCTCACCAGTGGAACCCCTTCTGCTACAGCACTGAGGCCTTTGTGGCTGAGACGATGCAATCAATGCTGCCGACCAACGTACAGGGTGGAGAATGGCAGTCCAGAGCTATTGCAATGAACAAGGCGCTGGTCTTTGGCACAAAGTTTTACTGTGTCCGTGAAAACAAAACCATGTCATTGCAGTTGCTCCGCGAGTTTATGCCGCTGGAGAAACTGGCCGGGCTTTACTGCCGTGCCGTGGATGATCAGTGGCCAGAAGAAGCTGTCTCTCCGCTCTATAATTATCTGGTAGACGTACCGGGTTTCGATATGGCCACCGTGCGGCAGCCTTCAGCCTGGACAGAAGAGCCGCGCAAGCAGCACAGCTACCTGACGGGCCAGTTTCTGGAAACCTTCAACACATTCACAGAAACGTTCGGCAATATCTTCGCTGAGGATGCCGGCGACATCGATATTCGTGACAGTATTCACAGCGACCGCATACTCCTGGTGTTGATCCCAGCCATGAACACGTCGCAGCACACAACCTCTGCACTGGGGAGAATGTTTGTTACCCAGCAGAGCATGATCCTGGCCCGGGACCTTGGACACAAGCTGGAGGGACTGGACTCAGAAGCGCTTGAAATCACCAAATACAAAGGCAAATTCCCCTACATGAATTATCTCGATGAGGTGGGAGCCTACTACACTGAGCGAATAGCCGTTCAGGCTACACAGGTACGCTCTCTTGAGTTTGCACTTGTAATGATGAGTCAGGACCAGGAGCGCATTGAAAATCAGACCTCAGCGGCCAACGTCGCAACCCTTATGCAGAACGCAGGCACCAAAGTCGCCGGAAAAATCGTGAGTGATGATAAAACGGCAAGAACAATCAGTAATGCTGCAGGGCAGGAAGCCCGGGCGAATATGGTCAGCCTGCAGCGGCAAGACGGTCTCATTGGCACTTCCTGGATCGATGGTGACCACATCAATATCCAGATGGAGAACAAAATCAATGTGCAGGACCTGATTAAGCTACAACCCGGTGAGAACTACACAGTGTTTCAAGGTGATCCAGTTCCAGGAGCATCTTTCTACATCGAACCTCAGGATAAAACATGCAATGCCCCCGTCATTATCAATAGATATATCACGATTAACCCACCGAATCTTAAGCAACTGCGAAAACTTGTCCCACGAACAGCACAGCGCCGTCTGCCGGCAGCGGAGAACGTCAGCAAAATCATTGGTGTACTTACAGAAAAACCCTCGCGCCGGCGTAAAGCGGCCAGAACTGAACCCTGGAAGATAATCGATACCTTCCAGCAGCGGCTGGCCAATCGGCAGGAAGCACACAATCTGATGACAGAATATGACATGGACCACGGAGGACGGGAAGAAAACCTCTGGGCAGAAGCGCTGGAGATCATCAGAACAACCACTATGGCGGAACGAACAATCCGGTACATCACACTCAATAAACCTGAGTCAGAATCGACGGAAGTAAACGCTGAAGAAATTCAGCTGGCGCCGGATGCAATATTGAGGAACCTGACACTTCCACAACCTGCCTATGTTCCTCCTGCCCGGCACAGAAACGAGCCATTCTTCTCCCCAAAACAGACAAGTTCACCACAGCCAGATATGGAATGGCCAGAGTGA
- a CDS encoding RNA-guided endonuclease InsQ/TnpB family protein has protein sequence MKRAYKYRFYPTPEQTELLAQTFGCVRFVYNSILRWRTDAYYERKEKIGYIQASARLTALKKEPEFAWLNNVSCVPMQQALRHQQMAFANFFAGRAAYPAFKSKRHKQAVEFTASAFKYRDGKLYMAKSKAPLYVRWSRQLPSAPSTVTITKDAAGRYFVSCLCEFEPVSLPITVSTVGIDVGLKDLFVTDSGFKTSNPRHTAKYAKRLALQQRMLSRKKKGSNNRAKARLKLAKLHAKMSDCRMDNLHKLSRKLINENQVVCVESLKVKNMIRNPKLSKAIADASWSELVRQLQYKGEWAGRSVVAIDQYFPSSRRCSCCGFTMKNMPLDIRQWLCPECGADHDRDINAARNIKAAGLAVLAHGEPVNPEPHHAA, from the coding sequence ATGAAACGCGCCTATAAATACCGGTTTTACCCGACACCAGAGCAGACTGAGCTTTTAGCTCAGACGTTTGGCTGTGTACGTTTTGTCTATAACAGCATCCTCCGCTGGCGCACGGATGCGTACTACGAGCGAAAGGAAAAGATCGGCTATATACAAGCCAGCGCGCGATTAACTGCACTGAAAAAAGAGCCAGAATTCGCCTGGCTGAATAACGTTTCCTGCGTACCCATGCAACAGGCGCTACGCCACCAACAAATGGCCTTTGCTAACTTCTTCGCCGGACGAGCCGCATATCCAGCCTTCAAAAGCAAACGCCACAAGCAGGCGGTTGAGTTCACTGCGAGCGCGTTTAAATATCGTGACGGCAAGTTGTACATGGCAAAGAGCAAGGCGCCGTTATATGTGCGCTGGAGCCGTCAGTTGCCGTCTGCGCCATCCACTGTCACTATCACCAAAGATGCCGCCGGACGATATTTCGTATCCTGTCTTTGCGAGTTTGAACCTGTATCACTGCCGATTACCGTTTCCACGGTCGGCATTGATGTTGGTTTAAAAGATTTGTTCGTCACCGACAGCGGATTCAAAACCAGCAATCCACGCCACACGGCTAAATATGCGAAGCGACTGGCTTTGCAGCAACGCATGTTAAGCAGGAAGAAAAAAGGCTCAAACAATCGTGCCAAAGCCCGCTTAAAGCTCGCCAAACTCCACGCGAAAATGTCCGATTGCCGGATGGATAACCTGCATAAGTTGTCCCGCAAACTGATTAACGAAAACCAAGTTGTTTGCGTCGAATCCCTTAAGGTGAAAAACATGATCCGCAACCCAAAGCTGTCAAAAGCGATAGCTGACGCAAGCTGGAGCGAACTTGTTCGCCAGCTACAGTACAAAGGGGAATGGGCAGGGCGTAGCGTTGTCGCTATCGACCAGTATTTCCCTTCTTCCAGACGTTGTAGCTGTTGCGGCTTTACCATGAAAAACATGCCTCTTGATATTCGTCAGTGGCTCTGTCCTGAATGCGGGGCAGACCATGATCGTGATATCAACGCGGCCCGTAATATAAAAGCTGCCGGGCTGGCAGTGTTAGCCCATGGAGAGCCTGTAAATCCTGAACCGCATCACGCGGCTTAG